One part of the Bacteroidia bacterium genome encodes these proteins:
- a CDS encoding glycosyltransferase family 1 protein: MRIGFDAKRLFHNFTGLGNYSRSLLSNLSQYANEDWELHLYSPKLSSHARVQEFLDKPYHRHTGKGVLWRSRGISKDLQKDGIDIYHGLSHEIPLRVGEKGIKSIVSMHDLIFLHHPHLYPFIDRKIYNWKFKYAAKHADKILAISESTKADLIRFYQTAEEKIEVLYQACDEQFYQLNPQEVNRQVLDRHQLPKEYLLYVGSIIERKNLLGLVKAIEMLPTDLQIPLLVLGEGKAYKQKVQEYIARNKLEKLFVFCEGVPFSDFPAIYQEAKSLIYPSHFEGFGIPIIEALWSQTPVITSHTSSLPEAGGPDSLYIDPKKVEEISKAIERVLTDPARAKYMQEKGAAYVKRFHGKLLTEQLVNIYKSL; encoded by the coding sequence ATGAGAATAGGATTCGACGCAAAAAGACTCTTCCACAATTTTACCGGCCTGGGAAACTATAGCAGAAGTCTGCTGAGCAATCTTTCGCAATATGCGAATGAGGATTGGGAACTTCATTTATATTCTCCAAAGCTATCTTCACATGCCCGAGTACAGGAATTTTTGGACAAACCTTATCATCGGCATACAGGAAAGGGAGTATTGTGGCGAAGTAGAGGCATTAGCAAAGATCTCCAAAAAGATGGGATCGATATCTATCACGGCCTTAGTCATGAGATTCCTTTGAGGGTAGGGGAGAAGGGAATCAAGAGCATTGTAAGCATGCATGACCTGATCTTTCTCCATCATCCCCATCTCTATCCCTTTATCGATAGGAAAATCTATAATTGGAAATTTAAATATGCAGCCAAACATGCGGATAAGATTCTGGCCATAAGCGAAAGTACCAAAGCCGATCTCATCCGCTTTTATCAAACAGCCGAAGAAAAGATAGAGGTCCTCTATCAGGCTTGTGATGAACAATTTTATCAACTCAATCCGCAAGAAGTAAATCGACAGGTCCTTGACAGACACCAACTGCCTAAAGAATATCTCCTTTATGTGGGTTCTATTATAGAAAGGAAAAATCTTTTAGGATTGGTTAAAGCCATTGAGATGCTGCCTACTGATCTGCAAATTCCTCTCTTGGTACTGGGAGAAGGAAAGGCTTATAAACAAAAAGTTCAGGAATACATTGCCAGGAATAAGCTGGAGAAGCTATTCGTGTTTTGCGAAGGGGTTCCTTTCTCCGACTTTCCGGCCATTTATCAGGAGGCTAAATCTCTGATTTACCCTTCTCATTTTGAAGGATTCGGGATTCCCATCATTGAGGCCTTATGGAGTCAAACTCCTGTGATTACCTCCCATACTTCCTCTCTACCCGAAGCAGGAGGTCCGGATTCCCTCTATATCGATCCGAAAAAAGTTGAAGAAATCTCGAAAGCCATCGAAAGGGTTTTGACAGATCCAGCACGAGCAAAGTATATGCAGGAAAAAGGAGCCGCTTATGTAAAGCGCTTCCACGGAAAGCTCCTGACAGAACAACTTGTCAATATCTATAAAAGCCTGTAA
- a CDS encoding T9SS type A sorting domain-containing protein, translating to MKKAGKEKLSPAARTGLLSNLTHKLKLSTGLISSAGIIMAAVLYSIDFSWVSVGKSYQLKGTVVRDLNKNGIMEAEDLPMSNVNLRVYSDLNKNGSIDPYDLYLGQSFSGIQGDFSFELPEINTFNIRPRVFGKYGSWDTNNSFSLTFDNTELQHIRKIKSIWLEVYPQEDNADFAITEISLKGEKKKLRWNHQPWKMGKHFQSPDMKKLLKPLLNSRKQADVFQLEFKFLEGISPRKIKADVYLHIKFENTDTPYLLAFENGLDKKGNPIHAVSCLNNQAHENLLLSYTGKPSQCLLQNKQGQLILFNRNTEVGVSLNSQLGTDSYPLIADPQTASWWRIEGPYLQWLNSRTDLIKEEKLRLPFCPDQGSCLKAYAYHALADEIWMWDKNDKLWKLPLSREGEAVSVTDLRFVADWKEKARSFPGEIYRMAIDTRKDEIYFLTQDKGKLTSLNKIKMDGSSYRPLGPILDAGKALKHITGFEIRPEGDIWIMNNQIEEGSHDIFKIDPDYQLMSLISKQKIQGGARNCSCMAVAPYKISTRVYDDKNLNEKLDADERYLHKVGLKVRSHNTKENEVLSIYPNEKGDYIYRTYEKGMTEFQIDEESLPEGFVSSSYSSIIVSHKTTLSGADYFPANFAVSHISNSPNIRWAGIRGKLSEGGVQLEWATSKEVNAKVFEVLRSEDGIHYESIGGVEPKGSHEDMQEYEYKDYLIDEVETSILAYRIKMKGGMGKSAYSPVTKIVVGQEDEGLDLDVRVHPSNESIKLSYQVLKPGPSEIRILNLTGNVMQTIPVQLSRNGAEENVEVKGWAKGMYYAQLRNGKNSVMRRWVLK from the coding sequence ATGAAAAAAGCCGGGAAAGAAAAATTAAGCCCTGCCGCTAGGACAGGCCTTTTATCGAATCTCACCCACAAACTAAAGCTTTCTACTGGCCTCATTTCGAGTGCGGGCATTATTATGGCCGCGGTTTTATATAGCATAGACTTTTCATGGGTCTCTGTTGGCAAATCCTATCAACTTAAAGGGACGGTCGTTAGAGACCTCAATAAGAATGGGATCATGGAGGCCGAGGACTTGCCTATGAGTAATGTAAACCTTCGCGTTTACAGTGATCTCAATAAAAATGGGAGTATAGATCCTTATGATTTGTATTTAGGACAAAGCTTTTCAGGAATTCAAGGAGACTTTTCTTTTGAATTACCCGAAATAAATACCTTCAACATCCGACCCAGAGTTTTTGGGAAATATGGGAGTTGGGATACAAATAATAGCTTTAGCCTAACTTTTGATAATACAGAACTTCAGCATATCAGGAAAATCAAGAGTATATGGCTGGAAGTTTATCCTCAGGAAGACAATGCTGATTTCGCTATTACAGAAATCAGTTTAAAGGGAGAAAAGAAGAAATTGAGGTGGAACCACCAACCCTGGAAAATGGGAAAGCACTTCCAAAGTCCAGACATGAAGAAGCTTTTGAAACCTTTATTAAATTCCCGGAAACAAGCGGATGTTTTCCAACTGGAGTTTAAATTTTTAGAAGGAATCTCGCCGCGGAAAATCAAAGCAGATGTCTATCTCCATATAAAATTTGAGAATACAGACACCCCCTATTTATTGGCCTTTGAGAATGGCCTGGATAAAAAGGGGAATCCCATTCATGCTGTCAGCTGCCTCAATAATCAGGCCCATGAGAATCTTCTGCTTTCCTATACGGGAAAGCCTTCTCAATGCCTGCTTCAAAACAAGCAGGGCCAATTGATCCTTTTCAATAGAAATACCGAGGTAGGCGTTTCTCTCAATAGTCAATTAGGTACAGATTCTTATCCCCTTATTGCCGACCCTCAAACGGCCTCCTGGTGGCGAATTGAAGGTCCATATTTGCAATGGTTAAATAGTCGGACGGATCTCATCAAAGAAGAAAAACTCCGCCTGCCTTTTTGTCCTGATCAAGGATCTTGTCTGAAAGCTTATGCCTATCATGCGCTGGCGGATGAAATTTGGATGTGGGACAAGAACGATAAATTGTGGAAGCTTCCCCTTTCAAGAGAGGGGGAAGCAGTAAGTGTGACTGATCTAAGGTTTGTTGCGGATTGGAAGGAAAAGGCCAGGTCTTTTCCGGGGGAAATTTATCGCATGGCTATCGATACTAGGAAAGATGAAATCTATTTCCTGACCCAAGACAAAGGAAAATTGACTTCCTTGAATAAGATTAAGATGGATGGATCCTCCTATCGACCCTTAGGCCCCATACTTGATGCTGGTAAAGCATTGAAACATATCACGGGCTTTGAGATTCGACCAGAAGGAGATATTTGGATAATGAATAATCAGATAGAAGAAGGAAGCCATGATATTTTCAAGATCGATCCGGATTATCAGTTGATGAGTCTGATCAGTAAACAGAAAATACAGGGAGGTGCTCGCAATTGTTCCTGTATGGCTGTAGCTCCTTACAAAATCAGTACACGGGTCTATGATGATAAAAACCTCAATGAAAAGCTGGATGCTGATGAAAGATACCTTCACAAGGTCGGTTTAAAGGTCCGATCGCATAATACGAAGGAGAATGAGGTGCTCTCAATATATCCCAATGAAAAGGGAGACTACATTTACCGAACCTATGAAAAAGGCATGACGGAATTTCAAATAGATGAGGAAAGTTTGCCGGAAGGTTTTGTAAGTAGTAGCTATAGCTCGATCATTGTTTCTCATAAAACGACATTGAGTGGGGCAGATTACTTCCCCGCCAATTTTGCCGTCAGCCATATCTCCAATAGTCCCAATATCAGATGGGCAGGAATTCGGGGAAAATTATCAGAAGGAGGGGTGCAATTGGAATGGGCTACCTCCAAAGAAGTGAATGCAAAAGTCTTCGAAGTTTTACGATCTGAGGATGGCATCCATTATGAATCGATTGGAGGGGTAGAGCCTAAAGGAAGCCATGAAGATATGCAGGAATATGAGTACAAAGATTACCTGATTGATGAAGTAGAAACCTCTATTCTAGCTTATCGAATCAAAATGAAAGGCGGCATGGGGAAAAGTGCTTATAGTCCGGTTACCAAAATAGTGGTTGGCCAGGAAGATGAGGGGCTTGATTTAGATGTGCGAGTTCACCCTTCGAATGAATCCATCAAGCTTAGTTATCAGGTATTGAAACCAGGCCCATCTGAAATCAGAATCCTGAACCTAACCGGAAATGTAATGCAAACCATCCCTGTTCAATTGAGTAGAAATGGAGCAGAAGAAAATGTGGAGGTAAAAGGTTGGGCGAAAGGTATGTATTATGCCCAGTTAAGAAATGGGAAAAATTCTGTGATGCGAAGATGGGTACTGAAATAA
- a CDS encoding polyprenyl synthetase family protein, which translates to MSEALKSIQAPIAQELVYFDKYFKSAMKTDVALMDRVMRYLIKTKGKQMRPMMVLFSANLCGGINPSTYRGAALVELFHTASLIHDDVVDDADRRRGFFSLNALWKNKIAVLVGDFLLSRGMLMSLEHNDYDLLKIFSNAVKLITEGELLQMEKARKLNIDEAVYLKIIKHKTASLFACCCETGAASATDDEEKIKNMRDFGLKVGIAYQIKDDLFDYGTDDVGKPLAIDIKERKMTLPLIHVLNKSSWKERRKVINIIRNHNTDPKKVGYVINFVKENNGISYSEEVMHQYVEEAREILNTFDDTPARQSLHELINYAIMRKK; encoded by the coding sequence ATGTCAGAAGCTCTAAAAAGCATACAGGCTCCCATAGCGCAGGAACTGGTTTACTTTGATAAGTACTTCAAGTCTGCTATGAAAACCGACGTGGCTTTGATGGATAGAGTAATGCGCTATCTGATCAAGACTAAAGGGAAGCAAATGAGACCTATGATGGTTTTATTTAGTGCCAATCTGTGCGGTGGGATCAATCCATCAACTTATAGAGGCGCTGCTTTGGTGGAGCTTTTTCATACAGCAAGTTTGATCCATGATGATGTAGTAGATGATGCAGATCGGAGAAGGGGCTTCTTTTCTCTAAATGCACTTTGGAAAAACAAGATCGCTGTACTCGTCGGCGACTTTTTACTTTCCAGGGGGATGTTGATGTCCTTAGAGCACAATGACTACGATCTCCTGAAGATTTTTTCCAATGCAGTAAAGTTGATTACAGAGGGAGAGCTCCTGCAAATGGAGAAGGCCCGAAAGCTCAATATAGATGAAGCCGTTTACCTAAAGATCATCAAGCATAAAACCGCATCTCTATTTGCCTGTTGCTGCGAAACGGGAGCAGCCAGTGCCACAGATGATGAGGAAAAAATCAAAAATATGCGCGATTTTGGCCTAAAAGTCGGCATAGCTTATCAAATCAAAGATGATCTCTTTGATTATGGAACGGATGATGTAGGGAAACCGCTTGCAATTGATATAAAGGAAAGGAAAATGACCCTGCCTTTGATCCATGTCCTCAATAAGTCCAGCTGGAAAGAGCGACGAAAAGTGATCAACATTATTCGAAATCATAATACCGATCCCAAGAAGGTTGGATATGTAATAAACTTCGTCAAAGAGAATAATGGCATAAGCTATTCAGAGGAAGTCATGCATCAATATGTAGAGGAGGCTCGCGAGATCCTGAATACCTTTGATGACACGCCCGCTCGACAGTCACTTCACGAACTGATCAACTACGCCATCATGAGAAAAAAATAG
- a CDS encoding PKD domain-containing protein, translated as MKRLFATLVCLTFLTFNGKATHIVGSELFYECIDSVNHEYKVTLKLYRDCINGQAPFDASITLFVFPANAGPNGTHIQTVTITAPPNTPQIVPEDLPDCVAQTPRICVEEGIYEEIVTLPPRAGGYDLGWSRCCRNQAIDNLANPLGQGITYLAHVPDPNEANCNNMPTFDEVPPIFLCVNQQFSFDHSASDIDGDSLVYRIVDPYSGLNTAGRGTGNPMQGGPDPTVDPFNNPMGPPPYATVPFLPGFSFDDPFGSGDFVIDPQSGFMTVTPNQTGIFVFAISVFEYRNGVLLSENRRDFQIHIINCLPQGVPPRINHNTAGLTTSTDGDTIYATAGVPFCYDVTLRDTVPGDVLSAYTVSAAFGNGNFFPPAASFNFSGVNPINGQVCWNPSCGYDGDTIPLIVGGFDIGDCQNVGDVFDTVWVIIDVPPNQPPTITPDLTGLQVSNDTIIINAGNSFCYQFNVTDPNPDDILFAFANSAIFNSPDGPSFNILTQDPLVGEICWTPGCNFEGQTVELSIAASDITTCTNSQPANNTLFVRIESPPNAPPAIVTDLSANVFSNDTIFVSALDNLCFDLTATDPNLGDIITLSTLSPVFNDPNPPTLTTTGNNPLQGQVCWTPSCDYENQVVPFIFKVNDPGVCSSIGEAFDTVYVSVAVPPNDPPNIVADLSGNSFSNDTIFVNANDAFCYDYVASDLNLRDNLNAFTVSTIFNDPNGPSFSLNGNNPVSGQICWTPSCDFVNQTIELIIGVGDDAPCTSSAQAFDTVYIEIAFPPNDPPQTFANLANLTTDGDTIFVDAQESFCFNLNFTDPNIADTLTAFAISPIFSQPDGPSFTFQGVNPASAQVCWMPSCDYEGQLIELVFRVEDNGDCDNILEDFDTVYVKLSDPNTIAPDVGHDLSMNPSVVGDTVFIEIGSGMCYDFFVADNTPENGVDFVHDFDFATLAGTNLTLTSLDFVQRNDSIIGTVCFASDCSNGGSVFRSVITGSDKETCPPFASNSDTVFIKVNTDFRSFAGNDISFCEGSGGVQLNVTPIGGTAPYFFEWGCDDPNGACGLSSPAVSNPIVNPTDTTTYFVQVTDRNGCTSEIDGVQVNVKKLPIVDAGPDQFLCEDGIGTNLEVNVLNPIAAPGPYTYTWTPGATLNDPTLVNPRANPTQTTIYTVVVSSANGCTSDNTTLDTLSTITVHVNDKPVASTGPTVDICFGDTTMLRGFASQGGPDYQFVWTPSTGLDDSTSQTPMASPPQTTTYSLVAWSNGCQSDAEQLTVVVHTLPTSDPGLVAEICGGDSVQLNGIASSEPGATHTYQWTPAIGLDDATSAMPMASPSITTTYTLVATSNFGCESPEYNIDVNVLPAPQAFAGVDSFLCRGDSLALQGSHTMIGGPATGPVFYNWDPSPTLNVPTIPGPNAGPTATTVYTLTVSTGSCSTTDEVKIDVFDEVIAVASADTSRICEGDSVQLFVSGGTPASTYSWTPGTSIGNPGEANPQVAPDQTTIYYVTVTQGTCSGMDSVQIDVNPAPGADFFASQDSGCNDLTIAFLENSDNGSNYIWDFGDGSPISNEPNPEHTYTSPGVYTASFQAFGMGGCISDIQTKEITVFPAGVADFTSSPDLGAELPLPNVEIQFTNQSTDAVSFLWDFGDGNFSTEENPLHVYNEAGEYTVSLTITDAGGCTDVIQYGPYKIFIPGLLIPNVFSPNGDGINDNFRITYDGREVFTIKVYDRWGRLMFEDENSPINGWNGKASNGQDASDGVYYYSINIGSKTFTGNVTLLR; from the coding sequence ATGAAGCGACTATTCGCAACGTTAGTGTGCCTCACATTTCTCACTTTCAACGGAAAAGCGACCCATATCGTGGGTTCTGAGCTATTCTATGAATGTATAGATTCTGTGAACCACGAATACAAAGTCACCCTAAAACTTTATAGGGATTGTATAAACGGGCAGGCACCTTTTGACGCCTCCATTACTTTATTTGTCTTTCCTGCTAATGCGGGGCCCAATGGTACCCATATCCAAACTGTAACCATTACAGCGCCTCCTAATACTCCGCAAATTGTTCCCGAAGACTTACCGGACTGTGTTGCGCAAACTCCACGAATATGTGTGGAAGAGGGTATTTATGAGGAAATTGTAACCTTACCCCCTCGAGCTGGAGGATATGATCTCGGTTGGTCCCGATGTTGTAGGAACCAGGCCATTGACAATCTGGCAAACCCGCTAGGGCAGGGGATTACCTATCTGGCGCATGTCCCGGACCCAAATGAGGCGAATTGTAACAATATGCCGACTTTTGATGAGGTCCCCCCAATCTTTTTATGCGTAAACCAGCAGTTTAGTTTCGATCACTCCGCATCAGATATTGATGGGGATAGCCTGGTTTATAGAATCGTTGATCCTTACTCAGGATTGAATACAGCTGGAAGAGGAACTGGAAACCCTATGCAAGGAGGACCTGATCCAACAGTTGATCCTTTCAACAATCCTATGGGACCTCCTCCATACGCGACTGTTCCTTTCCTACCCGGCTTTAGTTTTGATGATCCTTTTGGTTCTGGTGATTTTGTCATTGATCCTCAATCTGGTTTTATGACTGTTACTCCCAATCAAACGGGGATATTTGTCTTTGCTATATCAGTATTTGAATATCGAAATGGAGTTCTCTTAAGTGAAAATCGACGAGACTTCCAGATACATATTATCAATTGTTTACCACAAGGGGTACCTCCGCGAATCAACCATAATACAGCGGGATTAACCACCTCTACAGATGGAGATACCATTTATGCTACTGCAGGGGTTCCTTTCTGCTATGATGTAACCCTGAGGGATACTGTACCCGGAGATGTGCTTTCTGCTTATACGGTTAGTGCGGCTTTTGGAAACGGTAATTTTTTCCCGCCTGCTGCTTCTTTTAATTTTAGTGGAGTAAATCCTATAAATGGGCAGGTATGTTGGAATCCTTCCTGTGGCTATGATGGTGATACAATCCCACTTATTGTGGGAGGTTTCGATATAGGAGATTGCCAGAATGTGGGGGATGTTTTTGATACCGTTTGGGTAATTATTGACGTACCTCCCAACCAACCTCCGACCATCACTCCGGATTTAACGGGATTGCAGGTAAGCAATGATACCATTATCATCAATGCCGGTAACAGTTTCTGTTATCAATTCAATGTAACGGATCCCAATCCGGATGATATCCTTTTTGCATTTGCAAATAGTGCCATCTTCAATAGTCCGGATGGACCTAGTTTCAATATCTTAACCCAGGACCCTCTGGTTGGAGAAATTTGCTGGACGCCAGGTTGTAATTTTGAAGGACAAACGGTGGAATTATCCATCGCTGCTTCTGACATTACTACCTGTACCAATTCGCAACCGGCTAATAATACGCTCTTTGTTCGAATAGAATCTCCGCCAAATGCACCGCCAGCTATTGTTACCGATCTGAGCGCAAATGTCTTTAGCAATGACACCATCTTTGTGTCAGCACTGGATAATCTCTGTTTCGATCTGACAGCAACAGATCCGAATTTGGGCGACATCATTACCCTCTCGACCTTGAGTCCGGTTTTCAATGATCCCAATCCACCTACTCTGACAACTACAGGAAATAATCCTTTGCAAGGGCAAGTCTGTTGGACGCCTTCTTGTGATTATGAGAACCAGGTCGTTCCCTTTATTTTCAAAGTCAATGATCCTGGGGTTTGTTCCAGCATAGGAGAAGCTTTCGATACAGTCTATGTTTCGGTTGCCGTACCTCCCAATGATCCGCCAAATATCGTAGCAGATCTCAGTGGAAATTCATTTAGCAATGACACCATTTTTGTTAATGCTAATGATGCATTCTGTTACGACTATGTAGCAAGTGATTTGAATCTAAGAGATAATTTGAATGCCTTTACGGTCAGTACAATTTTCAATGATCCTAATGGACCTAGCTTTAGCTTAAATGGAAATAATCCTGTATCAGGTCAGATTTGCTGGACGCCATCTTGTGATTTTGTAAATCAAACCATAGAGCTAATTATCGGGGTAGGGGATGATGCTCCCTGTACTTCTTCGGCTCAGGCCTTTGATACGGTTTATATTGAAATTGCCTTTCCTCCGAATGATCCTCCGCAAACTTTTGCGAATCTGGCGAACCTGACTACTGATGGGGATACCATTTTTGTGGATGCGCAAGAATCCTTCTGTTTCAACCTTAATTTTACTGACCCTAATATTGCGGATACGCTCACTGCCTTTGCGATCAGCCCGATCTTCAGTCAGCCAGACGGCCCCAGCTTCACCTTCCAGGGAGTAAATCCTGCTTCTGCTCAGGTCTGCTGGATGCCTTCTTGTGATTATGAAGGTCAGCTCATCGAATTGGTATTTAGAGTTGAGGACAATGGGGATTGTGATAATATTCTCGAAGACTTTGACACCGTTTATGTCAAGCTCAGCGACCCTAATACTATCGCACCAGATGTGGGCCACGATCTATCGATGAACCCCAGTGTGGTGGGCGATACCGTTTTCATAGAAATCGGTTCTGGTATGTGCTATGATTTCTTCGTCGCTGATAATACGCCAGAGAATGGAGTAGACTTCGTTCACGATTTTGATTTTGCAACTTTGGCGGGTACAAACCTAACGCTTACCAGTTTGGATTTTGTACAAAGAAATGACTCTATCATAGGTACCGTCTGTTTTGCTTCGGATTGTTCAAATGGGGGTAGTGTCTTCCGCAGTGTAATAACGGGAAGTGATAAAGAAACCTGCCCTCCCTTTGCCTCCAATAGCGATACGGTCTTTATCAAAGTCAATACAGACTTCCGCTCCTTTGCCGGAAATGATATCTCTTTCTGTGAAGGTAGCGGAGGAGTACAGCTCAATGTTACACCTATCGGTGGTACAGCTCCCTATTTCTTCGAATGGGGATGCGATGATCCCAATGGTGCCTGTGGACTCAGCAGTCCTGCCGTTTCCAATCCCATCGTCAATCCTACCGATACCACTACCTATTTCGTGCAGGTAACTGATCGAAATGGATGTACCTCTGAGATCGATGGAGTGCAAGTCAATGTCAAAAAACTGCCCATCGTCGATGCCGGACCCGATCAGTTCCTCTGTGAAGATGGCATTGGAACCAATTTAGAGGTTAACGTCCTCAATCCCATCGCAGCACCCGGACCCTACACTTACACCTGGACACCCGGAGCTACCCTCAATGATCCTACTTTGGTCAATCCAAGAGCCAATCCTACACAAACAACCATCTATACCGTTGTCGTTAGCTCTGCCAATGGATGTACCAGTGATAATACTACCCTCGATACCCTCAGTACCATTACGGTGCATGTCAATGATAAACCCGTCGCAAGTACTGGACCTACGGTCGATATCTGTTTCGGGGATACCACCATGCTGAGAGGATTTGCCAGTCAAGGAGGACCCGACTACCAATTTGTCTGGACACCTTCTACCGGTTTGGATGATTCTACCTCTCAAACGCCTATGGCTTCCCCCCCTCAGACTACCACATACTCATTGGTAGCCTGGTCTAATGGATGTCAAAGTGATGCCGAGCAATTGACCGTTGTGGTGCATACCTTGCCCACTTCTGATCCCGGTCTGGTAGCTGAAATATGCGGAGGAGATTCGGTGCAGTTAAATGGAATTGCAAGTTCAGAGCCTGGAGCTACGCATACCTATCAGTGGACACCTGCCATTGGTTTAGATGATGCCACTAGTGCTATGCCTATGGCCAGTCCTTCCATAACGACCACCTATACTTTGGTTGCTACTTCCAATTTTGGATGTGAAAGTCCGGAGTATAATATCGATGTAAATGTGCTTCCTGCTCCTCAGGCTTTTGCCGGAGTGGATAGTTTCCTTTGTAGAGGAGATAGTCTTGCCTTGCAAGGAAGTCATACGATGATAGGCGGGCCAGCAACTGGACCGGTATTCTATAATTGGGATCCAAGCCCGACTTTGAATGTGCCTACGATCCCCGGACCGAATGCAGGACCTACAGCAACTACTGTATATACCCTGACTGTTTCCACAGGATCCTGCTCAACAACGGATGAAGTAAAAATCGATGTCTTTGATGAAGTCATTGCGGTGGCTTCTGCTGATACCAGTCGTATCTGTGAAGGGGATTCTGTCCAGCTCTTTGTGAGCGGCGGAACACCAGCTTCAACCTATAGCTGGACACCGGGCACAAGCATCGGAAATCCGGGAGAAGCCAATCCACAAGTGGCTCCAGATCAAACGACCATTTACTATGTTACCGTAACGCAGGGTACTTGTAGTGGAATGGATTCGGTGCAAATTGACGTGAATCCAGCTCCTGGAGCTGATTTCTTTGCCAGTCAGGATTCCGGTTGTAATGATCTGACCATTGCCTTTCTGGAGAACTCTGACAATGGAAGCAATTACATCTGGGACTTTGGAGATGGCTCGCCCATCAGCAATGAGCCCAATCCTGAGCATACTTATACAAGCCCCGGAGTATATACTGCCTCTTTCCAGGCATTTGGTATGGGAGGCTGTATCTCCGATATTCAAACCAAAGAAATTACCGTCTTCCCAGCAGGAGTGGCTGACTTTACTTCCAGTCCGGATCTCGGAGCAGAATTACCGCTGCCCAATGTCGAGATTCAGTTTACCAATCAATCCACAGATGCTGTAAGCTTCCTTTGGGACTTTGGAGATGGTAATTTTTCAACAGAAGAAAATCCCCTACATGTCTACAATGAAGCAGGAGAATATACCGTAAGCCTGACCATCACGGATGCAGGAGGATGTACAGATGTCATCCAATACGGTCCTTACAAAATTTTCATCCCGGGACTTTTGATCCCCAATGTCTTCTCGCCTAATGGAGACGGGATCAATGACAACTTCCGCATTACCTATGATGGAAGGGAAGTCTTCACCATCAAGGTCTATGACCGCTGGGGGAGGTTGATGTTTGAAGATGAAAATTCGCCCATAAATGGTTGGAATGGAAAAGCCTCTAATGGACAGGATGCAAGTGATGGTGTTTACTATTACTCCATTAACATTGGCTCGAAAACCTTTACCGGAAATGTCACTCTCTTGAGGTAA